The DNA segment GTCGATCAGGGACGGGATGTCACGGAACGAGACTTTGCCGGCATCGAATCCGCACTCGGGGCAGGGCTTCTCGAGAACCCACGTCCAGTTCTTGTCGTCAGGGGTGATCGGCATGCCGCGAGCCTAACGAATGACCGGGCCACGGTCGTGACGCGCGATGTTCACCCGCGGCCTCTGTGCCGTTCGTCTGCCGTGACTAGCGTCGGGCCCGTCACTCGCATCCGAACACAATTGGAGAAACCATGCGAAATCGATTCGCAACCTCAGCCGCAGCCGGCGTCATCTCCGCCGGTGTTCTCGTCGGCGTCGGCCTCGCCCCCGCCGCCTATGCCGCCGGCGGCCCGATGGGCTTCGATCCCATCGACGGCACCCCGTACGGCTCGGCGACCGCCGACTGGACCGAGCCCTTCGTCATCCCAGCAGGCTTCACCCAGTCCCTCGTCGCCGACGAGACAACTCTCGACATCTACCCCGGCGGGGTCGACGACCTCACCGACATGAACACTGTCAATGAGACCGGGCGCCACGCCGGTCGATACCTGTACCGCACCCACGAGGTTGGCGCGAACGGGTCGCTCTCGGTCGTCGACCTCAAGACAGGCGACGCCAAGGTGATCGCGCAGGATGCGGACTGGAACCGACTCGACGGCATCCGATGGACGCCCTGGGGCACCATCCTCTTCGCCGAGGAGACGACAGGTGGACGCGTCTTCGAGGCGATCCTCGACCCCTCCGACCCGACCGTGGTGCTCGAGGTCATCGAGCGCACCGAGGTCGGAGTCATGCGTCACGAGGGCATCGAAGCACTCGCCGACGGCACGGTCTTCGTCATCGACGAGCTCAACGGCGGCTCAATCTACAAGTTCGAACCCACCACCCGCGGTGATCTGTCCGACGGGCAGCTCTACGCCCTGAAACTCACCGGGCTCGCCGATGACGCACAGGTCTGGAATCAGTCCACGTTCAACGACAAGGTCGGTGCGTTCGATTGGGTCGCTCTAGACATGGACGCGGTCGTCGCCGACACCGACGCCGCGGCTGACGATGTCGGCGCGACCGAGTTCGGCCGCCCCGAAGACGTCGAGGTGATCGGCAGCACCCTCTACGTCGCGAACACCTCGGAGGACCGCGTGATCGCGATCGACCTCAACACGCAGGTGCTGACGTCGTTCGTTCAGGCCGGCCTCAACGTTCCCGTCGAGAACGCGGCGGCAGGCGTCACGGGCTTCAACAACCCCGACAACCTCGCCCAGGGGCCCGATGGCTCGCTCTGGATGGTGGAGGACAACTACCTCTCCGACGTCTGGGTAGCCGGACGGGATGCTGGCAACGACGGCACCGCCGACGCCGTCGAGCAATTCGCCTCGATCAAGGACACGGGCGCCGAGATCAGCGGAATCTACTTCGGCAAGGACCCGAAGACGCTGTTCCTGAACGTGCAGCACCCGACCAAGGCACTCGCCGACGGCACCTGGGCGATCACGCGCCGCTAGAAACAGCACACCGGTAGGGGCGGCAGACACTCGCGGCCCCTACCGCCACCACCCAGCCCGGTGCCGATCGTCGGGTGTAGCTTGACCACCATGACCGAGCAGCAGCCGTACCTCGTGCTTCGCACCGAACCTGGCTTCGAGCTGCGCCGCTACCCCGCGCACATGGTTGCCGAGGTCACCGTGAGCGCCGGGTTCGACGACGCGGGCAACCGCGCCTTCCGTTACCTGTTCGGCTACATCACGGGCGAGAACCGGTCACACAGCACGCTCTCAATGACGTCGCCGGTGGTGCAGAAATCCGCCTCGGAGGAGATCGCGATGACCGCGCCGGTAATGCAGAGCGCGGCGGATGCCGGCTCCTACACTGTCGCGTTCGTGCTCCCCGAGATGATCACCGCCGACACCGCCCCGGAACCGGTGCGACCCGAAGTGAGCGTTCGCCTGGTTCCGGAAAGTCTCAGCGCCGCGACCAAGTACTCGGGTCGGTGGACGCAGTCCTCCTATCAGAAGCACTGCGCCGACCTCATGGCGGGGGTGGCGGCGGCGGGGATGAAACCGATCGGCGAGCCTCGGTTCGCGCGCTTCGACCCGCCATACAAGCCGTGGTTTCTGCGCCGCAATGAGGTTCTCGTCGACGTTGCCGATGGCGCGGTGCCCGATGGCGCGGTGCCCGATGGCACCGCGCCCGGAGACAATGAGGCTGGTCGCTAGGAGGCGGTGCCGACCGAGAAGCGCACGGCGCCGTCGTCCTCGACGTCGGCATCCAGAACGGCCTCGGACAGCGCCTCAGCCGCACTGGGGTCGAGGAAGACACGGGCCCCGTCGTTCTCCACGAGGGTGTCGCTCGGCTCGGCGGCCGGAACAACCGAGATGCTGAAATCGGCCGCATCGCCATCGACGGCAATGCGAAGGCCGCCGGATTCGGACTCGGTGGCTTGCGCCGAGATGGCCTTGACGACGGTGCTCGCCTGTTCGGTAAGTGTCAGAGTCACGGTTCTACCTTTCGTCGGTGGGGCATCAGATCGAACTGGACAGTCTGCTGCACTCCGACGCTCGACTGCAAACTGAATCGCAATCTCGGATGGTTTACACACGTGCGGGGCGCGGTGATCGCCCCGCACGCGTACACCGGTTACGGGTGAACGAGGATCTTCACCTGCGTGTCGTTGTGGTTGATCAGCGTGTCGAATCCCTTGCTGACGAGGTCCTCGAGGGCGATCTTGCCGGTGATGAACGGTGCCAGGTCGACCTTGCCCTCCTGAACCAGCTTGATCGTCGCCGGGTGGTCGTTGGCGTAGGCGATGGTGCCGCGCAGGTCGATTTCCTTCAGCACAAGCTTCTGCATGTCGACGGAGGCCGGGTGACCCCAGATCGACACGTTGACGATCACCCCGCCGGGCCGAACCGCGTCGAGCAGGGTGTCGAGCACAACATTCACGCTCGAGCACTCGAAGCCGATGTCGACGCCGGCGCCGCCCGTGAGCTCGCGGACCTTCGCCGCGACATCCACTTCGCTCGGGTCGAGAACGTGGTCGGCGACCCCGGTGCTTGTCGCCTTCTCCTTGCGCGCCTGGCTGAGCTCGGAGATGAAGACGGTGAGCCCCTCCGCCTTGAGCACCGCGGCGAGGAGGAGGCCGATCGGGCCCGCTCCGCCGATGAGGGCGGTGTCGCCGGCCTTCGCTCCGCTGCGCACGAACGCGTGGTGTCCGACGGAGAGGGGCTCGATGAGCGCGGCGACGTCGAGTGGGATGTCGCCGATCGGGTGCACCCATCGGCGCTCGACGACCACCTTCTCGCTGAGCCCGCCGCCGTAGCCGCCGAGGCCGATGAAGTTCATGTTCTCTGAGAGCTGGTAGCTCTCGCCGGGTCCCGTGGAGACGTCGGGGCCGACAATGTAGGGCTCGACCACAACATTCTGTCCGACCTCGAGGTCGGTCACGCCCTCGCCGAGGGCGGTAATGGTGCCCGAGAACTCGTGCCCCATGGTGACGGGGGCCTCCTCGCCGGAGATGGGGTGCGGATGCCCCGGCGCGGGGATGAAGATGGGTCCGTCGAGGTACTCGTGGAGGTCGGTGCCGCAGATGCCGCACCAGGCCACGTCGATCGCAACGGTGCCGGGGCGGAGCTTCGGGGCATCGATCTGCTCGATGCGGATGTCGTTCTTGGCGTAGTAGCGAGCGGCTTTCATGGGGATCTCATTCCTGTAGAGGCCGTGAACGCGGCCACAATCTCAGGCTACGCCTGCTCCTCGATCCTGAACATCGACCCTGCGCAGTGCATCCGTGATCACCCGGCGTGCCTCGCGCGCCTCGGGAATCGGCAGCAGCGGGTACACGTGCAGCATCTCGGGTGCCTCGTGGTAGTCGAGCGGGTGTCCGGATGCCGCCGCGAGGCGCACGAGCCGCGCGGCGTCCGCATTGACGATATCGCGGGTGCCGCTGAGCAGGGTGATCGCACCGAGCCCGGCGAGGCTGCCGTTGATGGGGCTGACCATTGGGTCGTCTTCGGCGAGCTCACCGCGGTAGAGACGGCCCGCCGCGTGTGTTCCCGGCACGGCGAGCCAGGGGTCGCGCGGCGCGATGACCGCGAGCTGGGGATCGGTTCCGCTG comes from the Marisediminicola antarctica genome and includes:
- a CDS encoding SOUL family heme-binding protein, which produces MTEQQPYLVLRTEPGFELRRYPAHMVAEVTVSAGFDDAGNRAFRYLFGYITGENRSHSTLSMTSPVVQKSASEEIAMTAPVMQSAADAGSYTVAFVLPEMITADTAPEPVRPEVSVRLVPESLSAATKYSGRWTQSSYQKHCADLMAGVAAAGMKPIGEPRFARFDPPYKPWFLRRNEVLVDVADGAVPDGAVPDGTAPGDNEAGR
- a CDS encoding alkaline phosphatase PhoX; translation: MRNRFATSAAAGVISAGVLVGVGLAPAAYAAGGPMGFDPIDGTPYGSATADWTEPFVIPAGFTQSLVADETTLDIYPGGVDDLTDMNTVNETGRHAGRYLYRTHEVGANGSLSVVDLKTGDAKVIAQDADWNRLDGIRWTPWGTILFAEETTGGRVFEAILDPSDPTVVLEVIERTEVGVMRHEGIEALADGTVFVIDELNGGSIYKFEPTTRGDLSDGQLYALKLTGLADDAQVWNQSTFNDKVGAFDWVALDMDAVVADTDAAADDVGATEFGRPEDVEVIGSTLYVANTSEDRVIAIDLNTQVLTSFVQAGLNVPVENAAAGVTGFNNPDNLAQGPDGSLWMVEDNYLSDVWVAGRDAGNDGTADAVEQFASIKDTGAEISGIYFGKDPKTLFLNVQHPTKALADGTWAITRR
- a CDS encoding iron-sulfur cluster biosynthesis family protein, which codes for MTLTLTEQASTVVKAISAQATESESGGLRIAVDGDAADFSISVVPAAEPSDTLVENDGARVFLDPSAAEALSEAVLDADVEDDGAVRFSVGTAS
- a CDS encoding 2,3-butanediol dehydrogenase, with the translated sequence MKAARYYAKNDIRIEQIDAPKLRPGTVAIDVAWCGICGTDLHEYLDGPIFIPAPGHPHPISGEEAPVTMGHEFSGTITALGEGVTDLEVGQNVVVEPYIVGPDVSTGPGESYQLSENMNFIGLGGYGGGLSEKVVVERRWVHPIGDIPLDVAALIEPLSVGHHAFVRSGAKAGDTALIGGAGPIGLLLAAVLKAEGLTVFISELSQARKEKATSTGVADHVLDPSEVDVAAKVRELTGGAGVDIGFECSSVNVVLDTLLDAVRPGGVIVNVSIWGHPASVDMQKLVLKEIDLRGTIAYANDHPATIKLVQEGKVDLAPFITGKIALEDLVSKGFDTLINHNDTQVKILVHP